A stretch of the Rosa rugosa chromosome 5, drRosRugo1.1, whole genome shotgun sequence genome encodes the following:
- the LOC133710349 gene encoding mogroside IE synthase-like, whose protein sequence is MKLDLEEQMGAGAAQSHILVFPFPVQGHMNPMVQFAKRLVSKGQRVTIVTTFSASKSVPTLNPTSFGSNLKMEFISDGSEQVKDSETIEESIERFRISTAKSLTNLMMKIRNSSDASQYPLKFVVYHSGMPWVLDVARRQGIDGAPFFTTSCAVATLFHHVHQGTLQLPLEGPRAIMPSMPPLELNDLPTFLSDVESYPAFLKLAMNQYSNLKQVNCIFYSSFDKLEKEVLKWMESQDWPVKMIGPTIPSVFLDKRLEDDKDYGLSLFKPNVETCMQWLDSKKPGSVVYASFGSLADLSIEQTAELAWGLKNSSFNFLWVVRETEKDKLPKNFVEEISGKGLVVSWCPQLQVLAHKAVGCFLTHCGWNSTLEALSLGVPMVVLPHWADQPTNAKFVADVWKVGVRVNVNKKSGLATKEEIAVCIKKVMDKEKGMKFKKASLIWKELAKEAVDEGGSSDKNIEEFVAKVLLI, encoded by the exons ATGAAGCTGGATTTGGAAGAACAAATGGGTGCTGGTGCTGCTCAGAGCCACATTCTTGTGTTTCCTTTTCCGGTTCAAGGTCACATGAACCCGATGGTTCAATTCGCCAAGCGGCTAGTCTCTAAAGGCCAAAGGGTCACTATAGTCACCACCTTCTCAGCTAGCAAATCCGTACCAACACTCAATCCCACCTCGTTCGGGTCCAACCTCAAAATGGAGTTCATCTCAGATGGCTCCGAACAAGTTAAGGATTCCGAAACTATTGAGGAGTCTATTGAGCGTTTCCGAATCTCAACCGCGAAGTCCTTAACCAACCTCATGATGAAGATCAGGAACAGCAGCGATGCGTCGCAATACCCTCTCAAGTTCGTGGTGTACCACTCGGGCATGCCGTGGGTTTTAGATGTGGCACGGCGACAAGGCATAGATGGAGCTCCATTTTTCACAACTTCATGTGCAGTTGCAACTCTCTTTCACCATGTCCATCAAGGAACACTACAGCTACCCTTAGAAGGTCCTAGGGCAATAATGCCGTCTATGCCACCATTAGAGCTCAACGATCTACCGACGTTTCTCTCCGATGTCGAGTCATACCCAGCTTTCCTTAAGCTTGCCATGAATCAATACTCCAATTTGAAGCAAGTAAACTGCATCTTCTATAGCAGTTTTGATAAGTTGGAAAAAGAG GTACTAAAATGGATGGAGAGCCAAGACTGGCCGGTCAAGATGATAGGACCAACAATTCCATCAGTTTTCTTGGACAAGCGGTTGGAGGATGACAAAGACTATGGTCTTAGCCTTTTCAAGCCAAATGTGGAGACTTGCATGCAATGGCTGGACTCCAAGAAACCTGGCTCAGTCGTCTATGCATCATTTGGAAGCTTGGCCGACCTAAGCATAGAGCAAACTGCGGAACTCGCATGGGGCCTTAAGAATAGCAGTTTCAACTTCCTGTGGGTAGTCCGAGAAACGGAAAAGGATAAACTCCCTAAGAATTTTGTAGAGGAGATATCAGGGAAGGGTCTGGTAGTGAGTTGGTGCCCACAGCTACAAGTCTTGGCTCACAAGGCAGTGGGATGTTTCCTCACTCACTGTGGATGGAATTCGACTCTCGAAGCATTGAGCTTGGGAGTACCGATGGTGGTATTGCCACATTGGGCTGATCAACCGACGAATGCAAAGTTTGTGGCGGATGTGTGGAAAGTCGGAGTTAGGGTGAATGTGAATAAGAAATCTGGTCTTGcaacaaaagaagaaatagcTGTGTGTATTAAGAAGGTCATGGACAAGGAAAAGGGGATGAAGTTTAAAAAGGCTTCGTTGATTTGGAAGGAATTGGCTAAAGAGGCTGTGGATGAAGGGGGAAGCTCTGATAAGAACATCGAAGAATTTGTGGCAAAAGTTCTATTGATCTGA